Below is a window of Sporichthyaceae bacterium DNA.
GCCGCAGGTTCGACGGGACGTCCCCGATGCGCACCGCCAGTTGCACGGCGCAGACGCGCTTGGTCGCAGTCATTCACCACGCTCCTTGCGCGGCGGCCAGACGTAGTCCGCCCGCTCCGAGGCGGTGATCCGCGGCGACCGGAACTGCGGCCGCAACTCCTCGCGCCACACGTCCCGGTCGATGCGGATCTCGCCGAGCGCCTCCTTCAACAACGCCTTGCGGTCCGAGCCCGGCCGCAGCATCGCCCGCGCCACATACTTCGCCCCGCGCACGGGGTTCAGCACGTGGTGCGGGGCCTTGATCCGGTCGAACATGTGCAGCAGCAGCGGCGGTTCGCGACCGTCGAGATCGACCAGCGCCTCCTGCACGATCGGGTTGACCACGAAGTCGCGCGATTCCCGGTTGCCCCAGTGATAGGTCGCGTTGCACTCCCGGTCCCGCCGTGCCTCAACCGAGCGCGCCGCCGCGTCGGCGGCCTCGGGCTCGTCCAGCAGCGGCGCGCAGGCCTCGCCGAGGAGGCGCCCGAACCGGAGCGCGTCGCGGATGCCCTGCCCGATGATCGGGTCCTTGAAGTGCCCGGCGTCCCCGCACAACGCCCATCCCGGCCCGCTCGAGCGGCGGAAGAACGCCACGTTGTCCCCGGTGGAGCGCAGTCGGCTGAAGTTCGTCGCGCCACCCAGGCGCACCCGGACCGCCGGGTTGGCGTCGAGCATCGCCGCCCACATGCCTTCGGGGTCGGCGCGGAACTTGGGGATGTCCACGGCCGGCCCCATGAACAGGCACAACACCCGGTCGTTGGGGCACGGGAAGATCAGCGCGTGCG
It encodes the following:
- a CDS encoding NAD(P)/FAD-dependent oxidoreductase yields the protein MNGIARHDSADVVIAGARCAGSAAAIGFARAGRSVIAVDRAKFPSDTLSTHVNFPSAVAEIQAVGALDRVLAYDPPRCTHGMIEADGARCMQRFATVDGIDFGICLPRPELDLALVQTAREAGAEVREHTSVEQVLWRDGRIAGVVVREPDGSHTQIACKMLVGADGRRSTVAKLVDADRPYRGSRNERGCAFWYMDDPQIGTEWRLRLIQLRSGDTHALIFPCPNDRVLCLFMGPAVDIPKFRADPEGMWAAMLDANPAVRVRLGGATNFSRLRSTGDNVAFFRRSSGPGWALCGDAGHFKDPIIGQGIRDALRFGRLLGEACAPLLDEPEAADAAARSVEARRDRECNATYHWGNRESRDFVVNPIVQEALVDLDGREPPLLLHMFDRIKAPHHVLNPVRGAKYVARAMLRPGSDRKALLKEALGEIRIDRDVWREELRPQFRSPRITASERADYVWPPRKERGE